In Drosophila subpulchrella strain 33 F10 #4 breed RU33 chromosome 3R, RU_Dsub_v1.1 Primary Assembly, whole genome shotgun sequence, the following are encoded in one genomic region:
- the LOC119557758 gene encoding uncharacterized protein LOC119557758 isoform X3, which yields MYIVYLTDRESAYAAYDSALRLNSQNVHLMQEIGQMELYSLRDPMEPILDPEPNPTLLESHCRGNITPVQGSLKCEINTWVHLFLEFAPLKFEELVKDPYTVLYPGSVYEEEIRHIEDAYERCPPSAQFELKKGINGCSVSDGYSPVLRTINERIMDMTGVEETFGTFYIVEYAQLTTFDPFKLFRNSSKFQKLNAKNLDNVDATVIIFLKDLALGGAITIPNEGLLVQPKKGNVLITFQNKELPTTVCPNIAGSGLVMIKFIFKKEE from the exons ATGTATATCGTATATCTCACAGATCGGGAGTCCGCCTATGCTGCATACGATTCGGCCCTTCGATTGAATTCCCAGAACGTCCACCTCATGCAGGAGATTGGTCAGATGGAGCTGTACAG CCTGAGGGACCCTATGGAACCCATACTTGATCCTGAACCAAATCCCACCCTTCTGGAGAGCCACTGTCGAGGCAATATTACTCCAGTACAGGGTAGTCTGAAGTGCGAGATCAATACCTGGGTCCACTTGTTCCTGGAATTCGCTCCCTTAAAGTTCGAGGAGCTCGTCAAGGATCCTTACACCGTCCTTTATCCGGGAAGCGTCTACGAGGAGGAGATAAGGCACATCGAGGACGCCTACGAACGATGTCCGCCAAGCGCCCAGTTCGAGCTGAAAAAAGGCATCAACGGGTGTTCGGTCTCCGATGGATATAGCCCAGTGCTGAGGACCATCAACGAGAGGATCATGGACATGACGGGAGTGGAGGAGACGTTTGGTACTTTCTATATAGTCGAATACGCCCAGCTGACGACCTTTGATCCCTTCAAACTTTTTAGGAACTCTAGTAAG TTCCAAAAgctaaatgccaaaaatttGGATAATGTCGATGCCACTGTAATTATATTT CTGAAGGATTTGGCCTTGGGCGGGGCTATTACCATTCCAAATGAAGGTCTTTTAGTGCAACCCAAGAAGGGCAATGTCCTGATCACCTTCCAAAATAAGGAACTCCCCACTACGGTTTGCCCAAACATCGCGGGTAGCGGACTAG TCATGATCAAGTTTATTTTCAAGAAAGAGGAGTAA
- the LOC119557748 gene encoding cytosolic carboxypeptidase 6 isoform X2: MGDSDSEDSDGEGGLGNVSRVIIRPPGQSGKAKRGHLCFDAAFETGNLGKAELVGEFEYDLFLRPDTCNPRFRFWFNFTVDNVKQDQRVLFHIVNISKSRNLFSSGLTPLVKSSSRPKWQRLSKRQVFFYRSAMHQGHYVLSFAFIFDKEEDVYQFALAWPYSYSRLQSYLNVIDARQGADKRFTRCVLIKSLQNRNVDLLTIDHVTTKQRSTNRLDRSFIRVIVILCRTHSSEAPASHVCQGLIEFLVGNHPIAGVLRDNFVFKIVPMVNPDGVFLGNNRCNLMGQDMNRNWHIGSEFTQPELHAVKGMLKELDNSDTYQIDFVIDLHANSSMHGCFIYGNTYEDVYRYERHLVFPRLFASNAPDYVADHTMFNADERKAGSMRRFSCERLSDTVNAYTLEVSMAGHYLKDGKTVSLYNEDGYYRVGRNLARTLLQYYRFINILPMPIVTEVRGKRRGRNRHAHHSRSRSKTRYEVKPRPKTPRCHAPIAYTNLSICYDSGGGGGSSDEGGFSPTRPLAPGSSCFSGYRNYRRAATASCSQHPGHDQYSPFALGALKTGSDHGGGIGGSKGKRSAAVTIEVPLPVNVPPKPYLSIIDLNQLTRGSLKLKSNSFDAADRR, from the exons ATGGGCGACTCAG ATAGCGAAGACAGCGATGGAGAAGGCGGTCTGGGCAACGTCTCCCGGGTTATCATCCGCCCGCCGGGTCAAAGTGGCAAGGCCAAGAGGGGCCACCTCTGCTTTGACGCGGCTTTCGAGACGGGAAATCTGGGAAAAGCGGAGCTGGTGGGCGAGTTCGAGTACGACTTGTTCCTGAGACCGGATACTTGCAATCCGCGCTTTCGCTTCTGGTTCAACTTCACCGTGGACAATGTGAAACAGGATCAGCGAGTGCTCTTCCACATTGTGAACATCAGCAAGAGCAGGAACCTGTTCTCCTCGGGGCTGACTCCTTTGGTGAAGAGTTCCAGCCGACCCAAGTGGCAGAGGTTGTCCAAGCGCCAGGTGTTCTTTTACCGATCGGCGATGCACCAGGGCCATTATGTGCTCAGTTTCGCCTTCATTTTCGACAAGGAGGAGGACGTCTACCAGTTCGCCTTGGCCTGGCCGTACAGCTACTCCCGTTTGCAGTCGTATTTGAATGTGATCGATGCCCGACAGGGAGCGGACAAGCGGTTCACACGATGCGTACTCATCAAATCGTTG CAAAATCGCAATGTGGACCTGCTGACCATCGACCATGTGACCACCAAACAGCGCTCTACGAACCGCCTGGATCGCAGCTTCATCCGGGTGATAGTTATCCTCTGCAGGACGCACTCCAGCGAAGCTCCAGCCTCTCATGTGTGTCAAGGTCTAATCGAGTTCCTGGTGGGCAATCATCCCATCGCCGGCGTTCTGAGGGATAACTTCGTTTTCAAGATTGTGCCCATGGTGAATCCGGATGGCGTCTTCCTGGGCAACAACCGCTGCAATCTGATGGGCCAGGACATGAATCGCAACTGGCACATTGGCTCGGAGTTCACGCAGCCGGAATTGCATGCGGTGAAGGGCATGCTGAAGGAGTTGGATAATTCAGAT ACCTATCAGATTGACTTTGTGATAGATCTGCACGCCAATAGCAGTATGCATGGTTGTTTTATCTACGGGAACACCTACGAGGATGTCTATAGATACGAGAGGCACCTGGTTTTCCCCCGACTCTTCGCCAGCAATGCGCCGGACTATGTGGCGGATCACACGATGTTCAATGCGGACGAACGCAAGGCGGGCAGCATGCGGAGATTCAGCTGCGAGAGACTCAGTGACACGGTGAATGCCTACACTCTGGAGGTCTCCATGGCGGGTCACTACCTCAAGGATGGCAAGACCGTCTCCCTGTACAACGAAGACGGCT ATTACCGGGTGGGCAGGAATCTGGCCAGGACCCTGCTGCAATACTATCGCTTTATCAACATCCTGCCCATGCCGATTGTAACCGAGGTTCGGGGCAAAAGGCGGGGGCGAAACCGCCATGCCCACCACTCTCGATCCCGCTCGAAAACCCGCTACGAGGTGAAGCCCCGACCCAAGACGCCTcggtgccacgcccccattGCCTACACCAACCTGAGCATATGCTATGACTCGGGGGGAGGAGGCGGATCCTCGGACGAGGGTGGATTCTCACCCACCCGACCCTTGGCCCCCGGAAGCAGTTGCTTCAGCGGATACCGGAATTACCGGAGGGCTGCCACCGCAAGTTGCTCCCAGCACCCCGGACACGATCAGTATTCCCCCTTCGCGCTGGGAGCCCTGAAAACGGGCAGCGATCATGGCGGAGGTATTGGTGGATCCAAGGGAAAGAGGTCAGCAGCGGTCACCATCGAAGTTCCGCTGCCCGTGAATGTGCCCCCCAAACCATATCTGTCCATCATCGATTTGAACCAACTGACGAGGGGAAGCCTGAAACTGAAGTCCAATAGCTTCGATGCCGCGGACAGGAGATAG
- the LOC119557798 gene encoding angiopoietin-related protein 7-like has translation MNYGCLAISLSILALAVLSHGANLPSNKIVEKKSLEQCFPVIKPILEHFIELTSAVDTTNELNQKIISLSGTIKDLESKLAIAEVQLKSKNEAIYAENYFIKMQSQLADARSKDQDNLIKLKDEQIADSKANINDLKKQLLSAEDQVKTVEDVLKVKSRELDDKTEELERKDDLIKLKDYEISHLIEVMKNKSDEINELRTQLSATDTEIGALNYQMISNFEEMTDKEFQLLTCIATDSCLAGCPSDIYKMKLPEMDLFEAPCNSSGWMTIQRRQDGSVEFDLDFKEYKDGFGDLAGEFFLGLEKLHRLTKDRPHELFIKLGLADESTSYAHYDSFEIAGEEDNYLLVSVGDYSGTAGDALSELVGSVFSSVDRPNPKDCVTTNTGGWWYSKCSYISALNGKYHEDGKCPEFTGIRWITWEEDDAASLTFTEMLIRPKSQ, from the exons ATGAACTACGGGTGTTTAGCGATTTCTCTGTCGATCTTGGCCTTGGCCGTGCTATCCCACGGTGCCAATTTGCCGTCCAACAAAATTGTTGAAAAGAAGAGTCTTGAACAGTGTTTTCCTGTTATAAAGCCCATCCTCGAACATTTTATAGAGCTCACTTCGGCGGTCGATACCACCAACGAACTaaaccaaaaaataatttcGTTGTCGGGTACTATTAAGGATTTGGAGAGCAAGCTGGCCATTGCTGAGGTGCAACTTAAATCCAAGAATGAGGCAATTTACGCAGAAaactattttattaaaatgcaGTCCCAATTAGCGGATGCTAGGTCCAAGGATCAAGACAACCTAATAAAGTTAAAGGATGAACAAATCGCGGATTCGAAAGCAAATATTAACGACTTGAAAAAGCAGTTGCTAAGTGCTGAGGATCAAGTCAAAACCGTAGAAGATGTTTTAAAAGTTAAATCTAGGGAATTGGATGACAAAACCGAGGAACTCGAACGTAAAGATGACCTTATAAAACTAAAAGATTATGAGATCAGCCATCTAATCGAAGTGATGAAGAACAAAAGCGATGAAATTAATGAGCTACGTACTCAACTTTCGGCTACAGACACCGAAATTGGGGCTTTAAACTATCAAATGATATCGAATTTCGAAGAAATGACTGATAAAGAATTTCAACTTTTAACGTGCATTGCAACAGACAGTTGTCTAGCTGGCTGCCCAAgtgatatttataaaatgaagTTACCCGAAATGGATTTATTCGAAGCTCCCTGCAATTCAAGTGGCTGGATGACTATCCAAAGGCGTCAGGATGGCTCGGTGGAATTTGATCTGGATTTTAAGGAATATAAGGATGGATTTGGCGATTTAGCTGGAGAATTTTTCTTGGGACTAGAGAAACTTCACCGGTTGACCAAAGATAGACCTCACGAGCTCTTTATCAAGCTAGGCTTGGCTGATGAGTCCACAAGCTATGCTCACTACGACAGCTTTGAAATTGCCGGGGAGGAAGATAATTACCTTCTAGTATCGGTGGGCGATTATTCCGGTACAGCCGGAGACGCCTTAAGTGAACTGGTGGGGTCAGTGTTCAGCTCCGTTGATCGGCCTAATCCAAAAGATTGTGTTACAACTAACACTGGCGGTTGGTGGTACAGCAAATGCTCATACATAAG TGCGCTTAATGGAAAATACCACGAGGATGGGAAGTGCCCAGAATTTACCGGAATTCGTTGGATCACTTGGGAGGAAGATGATGCGGCTTCTCTTACCTTTACTGAAATGCTGATAAGGCCCAAATCCCAGTAA
- the LOC119557758 gene encoding prolyl 4-hydroxylase subunit alpha-2 isoform X2: protein MAVSPWPLILLLILGCPSFKALDEKRIRGVLNLERDLLQTLREYAEKLEEKISLINNSLDEYADEIDEANKDPEEYLSNPLNAFRLIRHMHQDWVGWQVYMEEQVGREQVAKMERLLPKLPQKGAFKKAAKDVHNLTRFYGYEPADLVAKNEIKSPLHLSPLDCYHLGMELYEELDYLGAAKWLQVAAHNYTRSRYSDLFHLLGAPRWQVFRDLGRTLFKLNRESAYAAYDSALRLNSQNVHLMQEIGQMELYSLRDPMEPILDPEPNPTLLESHCRGNITPVQGSLKCEINTWVHLFLEFAPLKFEELVKDPYTVLYPGSVYEEEIRHIEDAYERCPPSAQFELKKGINGCSVSDGYSPVLRTINERIMDMTGVEETFGTFYIVEYAQLTTFDPFKLFRNSSKFQKLNAKNLDNVDATVIIFLKDLALGGAITIPNEGLLVQPKKGNVLITFQNKELPTTVCPNIAGSGLVMIKFIFKKEE from the exons ATGGCTGTGTCACCTTGGCCGCTGATTCTACTGCTGATCCTGGGCTGTCCCAGCTTCAAGGCCCTCGATGAGAAGCGGATTCGGGGAGTGCTGAACCTGGAACGCGATCTCCTACAGACCCTCCGTGAATATGCCGAGAAGCTAGAGGAGAAGATCAGTCTTATAAACAA TTCCTTGGATGAGTACGCCGACGAGATAGACGAGGCCAATAAGGATCCGGAGGAGTACCTCTCCAATCCCCTGAATGCCTTTCGACTGATCAGGCACATGCACCAGGATTGGGTCGGCTGGCAGGTGTACATGGAGGAGCAGGTGGGCCGGGAACAGGTGGCGAAGATGGAGCGCCTACTGCCAAAGCTCCCTCAAAAGGGGGCCTTCAAGAAGGCGGCCAAGGATGTGCATAATCTGACCCGATTCTACGGCTACGAACCCGCTGATCTGGTGGCCAAAAATGAGATAAAGAG CCCCCTCCATCTTTCCCCTCTGGACTGCTATCACTTGGGAATGGAGCTCTACGAGGAGCTGGATTACCTGGGAGCAGCTAAGTGGTTGCAAGTAGCTGCCCATAACTACACCCGCTCGAGATACAGTGATCTTTTCCATCTCTTGGGGGCACCACGCTGGCAGGTCTTTCGAGATCTGGGCAGAACCCTATTTAAGCTGA ATCGGGAGTCCGCCTATGCTGCATACGATTCGGCCCTTCGATTGAATTCCCAGAACGTCCACCTCATGCAGGAGATTGGTCAGATGGAGCTGTACAG CCTGAGGGACCCTATGGAACCCATACTTGATCCTGAACCAAATCCCACCCTTCTGGAGAGCCACTGTCGAGGCAATATTACTCCAGTACAGGGTAGTCTGAAGTGCGAGATCAATACCTGGGTCCACTTGTTCCTGGAATTCGCTCCCTTAAAGTTCGAGGAGCTCGTCAAGGATCCTTACACCGTCCTTTATCCGGGAAGCGTCTACGAGGAGGAGATAAGGCACATCGAGGACGCCTACGAACGATGTCCGCCAAGCGCCCAGTTCGAGCTGAAAAAAGGCATCAACGGGTGTTCGGTCTCCGATGGATATAGCCCAGTGCTGAGGACCATCAACGAGAGGATCATGGACATGACGGGAGTGGAGGAGACGTTTGGTACTTTCTATATAGTCGAATACGCCCAGCTGACGACCTTTGATCCCTTCAAACTTTTTAGGAACTCTAGTAAG TTCCAAAAgctaaatgccaaaaatttGGATAATGTCGATGCCACTGTAATTATATTT CTGAAGGATTTGGCCTTGGGCGGGGCTATTACCATTCCAAATGAAGGTCTTTTAGTGCAACCCAAGAAGGGCAATGTCCTGATCACCTTCCAAAATAAGGAACTCCCCACTACGGTTTGCCCAAACATCGCGGGTAGCGGACTAG TCATGATCAAGTTTATTTTCAAGAAAGAGGAGTAA
- the LOC119557748 gene encoding cytosolic carboxypeptidase 6 isoform X1, translating into MLGIACDPLQHTSMYERGSDDSEDSDGEGGLGNVSRVIIRPPGQSGKAKRGHLCFDAAFETGNLGKAELVGEFEYDLFLRPDTCNPRFRFWFNFTVDNVKQDQRVLFHIVNISKSRNLFSSGLTPLVKSSSRPKWQRLSKRQVFFYRSAMHQGHYVLSFAFIFDKEEDVYQFALAWPYSYSRLQSYLNVIDARQGADKRFTRCVLIKSLQNRNVDLLTIDHVTTKQRSTNRLDRSFIRVIVILCRTHSSEAPASHVCQGLIEFLVGNHPIAGVLRDNFVFKIVPMVNPDGVFLGNNRCNLMGQDMNRNWHIGSEFTQPELHAVKGMLKELDNSDTYQIDFVIDLHANSSMHGCFIYGNTYEDVYRYERHLVFPRLFASNAPDYVADHTMFNADERKAGSMRRFSCERLSDTVNAYTLEVSMAGHYLKDGKTVSLYNEDGYYRVGRNLARTLLQYYRFINILPMPIVTEVRGKRRGRNRHAHHSRSRSKTRYEVKPRPKTPRCHAPIAYTNLSICYDSGGGGGSSDEGGFSPTRPLAPGSSCFSGYRNYRRAATASCSQHPGHDQYSPFALGALKTGSDHGGGIGGSKGKRSAAVTIEVPLPVNVPPKPYLSIIDLNQLTRGSLKLKSNSFDAADRR; encoded by the exons ATGTTGGGAATAGCCTGCGATCCGCTCCAGCATACGAGCATGTACGAACGCGGCTCAGATG ATAGCGAAGACAGCGATGGAGAAGGCGGTCTGGGCAACGTCTCCCGGGTTATCATCCGCCCGCCGGGTCAAAGTGGCAAGGCCAAGAGGGGCCACCTCTGCTTTGACGCGGCTTTCGAGACGGGAAATCTGGGAAAAGCGGAGCTGGTGGGCGAGTTCGAGTACGACTTGTTCCTGAGACCGGATACTTGCAATCCGCGCTTTCGCTTCTGGTTCAACTTCACCGTGGACAATGTGAAACAGGATCAGCGAGTGCTCTTCCACATTGTGAACATCAGCAAGAGCAGGAACCTGTTCTCCTCGGGGCTGACTCCTTTGGTGAAGAGTTCCAGCCGACCCAAGTGGCAGAGGTTGTCCAAGCGCCAGGTGTTCTTTTACCGATCGGCGATGCACCAGGGCCATTATGTGCTCAGTTTCGCCTTCATTTTCGACAAGGAGGAGGACGTCTACCAGTTCGCCTTGGCCTGGCCGTACAGCTACTCCCGTTTGCAGTCGTATTTGAATGTGATCGATGCCCGACAGGGAGCGGACAAGCGGTTCACACGATGCGTACTCATCAAATCGTTG CAAAATCGCAATGTGGACCTGCTGACCATCGACCATGTGACCACCAAACAGCGCTCTACGAACCGCCTGGATCGCAGCTTCATCCGGGTGATAGTTATCCTCTGCAGGACGCACTCCAGCGAAGCTCCAGCCTCTCATGTGTGTCAAGGTCTAATCGAGTTCCTGGTGGGCAATCATCCCATCGCCGGCGTTCTGAGGGATAACTTCGTTTTCAAGATTGTGCCCATGGTGAATCCGGATGGCGTCTTCCTGGGCAACAACCGCTGCAATCTGATGGGCCAGGACATGAATCGCAACTGGCACATTGGCTCGGAGTTCACGCAGCCGGAATTGCATGCGGTGAAGGGCATGCTGAAGGAGTTGGATAATTCAGAT ACCTATCAGATTGACTTTGTGATAGATCTGCACGCCAATAGCAGTATGCATGGTTGTTTTATCTACGGGAACACCTACGAGGATGTCTATAGATACGAGAGGCACCTGGTTTTCCCCCGACTCTTCGCCAGCAATGCGCCGGACTATGTGGCGGATCACACGATGTTCAATGCGGACGAACGCAAGGCGGGCAGCATGCGGAGATTCAGCTGCGAGAGACTCAGTGACACGGTGAATGCCTACACTCTGGAGGTCTCCATGGCGGGTCACTACCTCAAGGATGGCAAGACCGTCTCCCTGTACAACGAAGACGGCT ATTACCGGGTGGGCAGGAATCTGGCCAGGACCCTGCTGCAATACTATCGCTTTATCAACATCCTGCCCATGCCGATTGTAACCGAGGTTCGGGGCAAAAGGCGGGGGCGAAACCGCCATGCCCACCACTCTCGATCCCGCTCGAAAACCCGCTACGAGGTGAAGCCCCGACCCAAGACGCCTcggtgccacgcccccattGCCTACACCAACCTGAGCATATGCTATGACTCGGGGGGAGGAGGCGGATCCTCGGACGAGGGTGGATTCTCACCCACCCGACCCTTGGCCCCCGGAAGCAGTTGCTTCAGCGGATACCGGAATTACCGGAGGGCTGCCACCGCAAGTTGCTCCCAGCACCCCGGACACGATCAGTATTCCCCCTTCGCGCTGGGAGCCCTGAAAACGGGCAGCGATCATGGCGGAGGTATTGGTGGATCCAAGGGAAAGAGGTCAGCAGCGGTCACCATCGAAGTTCCGCTGCCCGTGAATGTGCCCCCCAAACCATATCTGTCCATCATCGATTTGAACCAACTGACGAGGGGAAGCCTGAAACTGAAGTCCAATAGCTTCGATGCCGCGGACAGGAGATAG
- the LOC119557843 gene encoding zinc finger protein 808-like has protein sequence MESSLCRVCLGYSKNMVNIFEEVELGVFIGNMIAECTGYKVENGDMLPQTICAICLQEVKNAFDIKKTYERSSQFYSEMEEDLQGMFLPEENDFCDKENELEDDADDDSDYLPSDEDPEGGENAVPADVTPVPANKEAVPADKEALPASDKGTNQNGAKENRHKCSYCSKTFPRSSNLQRHRRIHTNERPYKCYLCPKSFHCSSNLNHHLRTHAGVKPFKCDHCSKFFIQNANLQAHLRRVRGVKPFKCTECPKSFFLRQHLENHTRTHTGEQPFQCTTCSKYFSQPTSLKRHLLTHTGERPYKCTRCSSSFNQHSSLKRHLNTVHT, from the coding sequence ATGGAGTCATCTTTATGCCGAGTTTGTTTGGGCTACTCCAAAAATATGGTCAACATATTTGAAGAAGTTGAACTCGGGGTTTTCATTGGTAACATGATTGCGGAGTGTACAGGCTATAAAGTTGAGAATGGAGATATGTTGCCCCAAACCATTTGCGCCATTTGCCTGCAGGAAGTGAAAAACGCTTTCGATATAAAGAAAACCTACGAAAGGAGCTCTCAGTTCTACAGTGAAATGGAGGAGGATTTGCAGGGAATGTTTTTACCCgaggaaaatgatttttgcgACAAGGAAAACGAACTAGAGGATGATGCTGATGATGATTCAGACTACTTGCCATCGGACGAGGACCCTGAAGGTGGTGAAAATGCAGTACCTGCTGATGTAACTCCAGTACCTGCTAATAAAGAGGCAGTGCCTGCTGATAAAGAGGCACTACCTGCTTCTGACAAGGGTACTAACCAGAACGGCGCCAAGGAAAACCGTCACAAGTGCTCTTATTGTTCCAAAACCTTCCCCAGGTCTTCTAACTTGCAGAGACACCGGCGAATTCACACGAACGAACGACCCTACAAGTGCTATCTGTGCCCGAAGAGTTTCCATTGCTCTTCGAATCTCAACCATCACCTGAGAACCCACGCAGGAGTAAAACCATTCAAATGCGACCACTGCTCGAAGTTCTTTATCCAGAACGCAAACCTTCAGGCGCACTTGCGGCGAGTGAGGGGTGTAAAACCCTTTAAGTGTACCGAATGCCCAAAGTCCTTCTTTCTAAGACAGCATCTTGAGAACCACACGCGAACCCACACTGGCGAGCAACCATTCCAGTGCACCACCTGCTCCAAATACTTTTCCCAACCGACCAGTCTCAAACGGCATTTACTCACCCACACGGGAGAACGACCCTACAAGTGTACCCGTTGCTCATCTAGTTTTAATCAGCATTCTAGTCTTAAGCGGCACCTAAACACAGTCCACACTTAA